AACCGTCCGCGACTTACGAGCTGGATGAGACCCGAGGATCCTCTACAGGAGCTGCCCCAGGGCCTGCGCGACGAACTGAAACAGCTGCTTGCCTCCGGCATTACGACCTGGGGGCAGCTTCAGGCTCTCGATGAACGACGGATCAGTCGACTGGCTTCCAGCGGGCGAGCATCAGCACGCAACCTCAGGCGCTTGCAAGCAATGGCCAATCTCGCCTGCTCGTTGGACCTGGCGCCTCAGGATGCTGCTCTGCTGATGCATGCAGGACTGGCCACCGTGACAGCAATCGCTGGGTCTTCCCCTCAGGAGCTACTCACCCGGACCGGTCGGCTTGAACGTCAGTTGCGAAGCGGACGTCCACCCGTTGTGGATCTGGCATTGGCCCGTCGCTGGATCCTCCGAGCCAAGGAGAGGCAAAACACGAACTGACCGTCGAGACCAGCCATGTTCGTCTCACCCGTTTCAAATGAGGACCGATTCGGACAGAGGTTGCGATGCGTTTCCTCAACAACCTGAAATTCGCAACAGTTGCTGCCGTCTCAGCACTGCTCGCGGTGAGCCCTGTCAGTCAGGCCCAGTCATCACTCTTGGAAAGCGTCAAGCGCAACCCCGGTGAAGCCCAGGCTCTCTGCCAACAGTTCAAATCGATCAATGCTCAAGGTGGGTCAGCACTGTCGAGCCAATCCATTGCTGTCATTGCCGGCCAACGCAACCTCAACAAAACTGAGGCTGAAATTGTCGCGACCTACGTAATTGGACTCAACTGCCCGGAAGTTCGCTGATACATCACTGATCACCAGCGACGGCGTTGAGCTCGTCTCACGGGTATGGCGACCCTCCGGACATGGCCCCTGGCCTGCGCTATTGATGCGACAGCCTTACGGCAAGTCCATCGCGTCAACGGTCACGCTTCCTCACCCTGATTGGTGGTGCAGCCATGGCTTTGTCGTCGTCGTGCAAGATGTGCGCGGTCAGGGGGATTCGGGAGGACGCTTCCAAGGCTTCTCGCAGGAAGCGCTCGACACAGCCGACACCTTGACTTGGCTTCGGAATAGGCCAGAGGTCAATGGTCGCATTGGGATGTATGGCTTCTCTTATCAGGGACTAACCCAACTACTGGCGCCTTCAGACTGCCCACCGCCAGATTGTCTGGCACCGGCGATGTGCGGCCTGCATGAACGGGATCACTGGAGCTGCGACGGCAATGCCCACTGGTGGCATCTGGGGTTGGGCTGGGGCCTACAGCTGGCGAGTCTCCAGGCCAAAAAGCGTGGAGATCACTCGGCCTGGGAGGAGATGCGACGCAGCCTGGAGGACGGCAGCTATCTACGAGAAGGCATGCCATTGCTTGAGCGCCATGATCCCGACGGCATGGCCCTGCGCTGGCTGCAGCAAACCCCCGAACAGGACAGCGAGTGGATTCAACATTCCGTTTCGCAGCGATGGCTGCAGCAACCCATGCTGTTATTGGGGGGATGGTGGGATCCCCATCTCCGCGGCGTGATTGCTCTTGCGGAACAAGCCAGGGCGGCTGGAGGCCGGCCTGAACTCCACATCGGCCCTGCGACCCATCTGCAGTGGTGGACAGAAAGCAGCGCACTTCTGTTGAACTTCTTTCAGCGGCATCTGATCTCACCCTCCAACGACTCCGCAGACCAAGAAAGCGACGATGAAATCGTTGTTTGGCTGTGGGACCAGGTCAGCGAAAGCTGGTGCGAACCGAACGGTCTCAACCCAGCATCGAGCGCACCCTCATCTCAGACTTCATCACAACCGCCATCTCAGCAGCGCTGGTATTTGTGCAGTCGAGGCCTCGCCTGCATTGAGGCAGAAGAAGGTCAGATCCTTACTGCGGCTGCTGATTCTGCTGGCAAGGTGGTGATCGTGCATGACCCATGGCGGCCTGTGCCCGCTATCGGCGGGCATCTCAGCCCCAGTGCCGGGCCGTGCGATCGAGCATCCCTTGATCGCCGCAGCGATGTCGCGGTATTTACCGGTGAAACCCTGAAAGGCGCCCTGCTTCTGAGTGGCACGCCGAAACTGAAACTGCGCGTCTGCGCTGACCAGCCTGGATTCGATCTGTGCGTAGCGCTGTCGCGATTGCCTCTGGATATGAACACAGTGCAACAGCTCTCAACGGGGATGCTGCGAGTCCGCGGGCAAGGAGTCCAGGAGCTCTGCGAACGAGAGCTGGAACTTCAGCCACTACACGCCACGTTCGAGCCCGGTGACCGGCTGCGCCTGTCGATCGCAGGAGCAGCCTGGCCAGCCATTGCCATCAATCCTGGACAGCCGGGGATTGCCTGTAGGGCACCCAGCGCTGATTGCCGCGTGATCAGTATTGAGTTGCATCTTGAGATGGCTCAGTTGTGGATGCTGCCTCTGCTGGCGCCCTAACACTGAAGAACTCCGGCAGACTGACACGACCGTACTGACGATTGCTGTGAAGTTCACCTCCTGTCTTCTGGCCGCTGCCATGGCCACCTGCACTGTGGAGATGATCCCTGCGGCAAACGTCCGAGCAGAGGTGAGGGTTGCACAGGCCCTCAATGCTCCGCGGACCAATCTCACCACAAACCAAGCCAAATCGGCAGCCAGCGAACTGCTCCAATCGATCCAAACGAAGGATGCGCAGAGGATCTTCAAACTGTTGGCGTCGCCCCTGCAAGCAGCCACCAGCGTGGAGGCCATCAGCCAGCGACTACAAAGCGCACCCATCATCGAGTCCTACCGAGTCGTCGCGATCAATCAAGGTCTTGACGACACGACCGTTGAAACGGTGGCTGTTACCAATAGCGGCACCCGTGAGCTGCCACTTCTACTGGTGCTCGATGACGACGGTCAGCTGCTGGCGTGGAAGTGGGTCGAGACGATGCTCCCCATCGAGCAGACCGCATTGAACTTTGTAAAAGATCTGGATGCCGGTCGTTGGATCGCAGCGCGGTACTACCTGGACCTCGACTTTCAAAGAGAGATCTCCCCAGCCGACCTCAAGCGCAAGTGGTCGAAGCTGGAGCGGGTTCTCGGGGGAGTGAAGAGCATCAAAAGTGCGCTTGCAGCCTCGAGTAGCAATGAGCAGCAACTGGTGCTGGTCACGATCGAATTCGGCAACATGACCGACAACCTGTTCGTGATCTTCAACCGCCAGGGGCAGATCATCAACGTCGACTTCTCAGCAGATCTGGTCTGAAATCCCTGGCAGGGAAGGAGTTTGAGCAGGCTTTCCGCTTAAGCTCCCGGCCTACGAAAGCTCCGTCGTCATGACCATCACTGTGCAGGACTGGATGGTTGAGGACGCCCAGCGACTTGCGGAGTGTCGTCACGACCACCCCTTCTCCATTCTCGGCCCTCAATCGCAGGACAACGGTGGCTGGGTCATCCGTGTCTGGATGCCCGAAGCCAACAGCGTGACTCTTCTGAGCGGTTCAGAGGAGATCGCCATGGCAACTCCCCACCATCCCTGGATCTTCGAAGCAGAGGTCAATCAGAACCCAGGCAGTACCTACAGGGTCCGGGTGAACCGTGGAGGGATCACCCATGAGCAACACGATCCTTGGGCCTTCCGTCTGGAATGGATGGGGGAAATGGACCGCCATCTGTTTGCGGAGGGCAATCACCATCACATCTGGCGGCGCATGGGTGCCCATCGCAGCGATCAGGACGGAGTCGAGGGGGTGATGTTCTGCCTGTGGGCTCCCAATGCCCGCAGCGTCAGCGTGATCGGCAACCTCAACACCTGGGATGGGCGCCAGCACCCCATGCAACAACGCCTTGGCGGAATCTGGGAGCTATTCGTCCCCGGACTCGCTGAAGGAGAGCTCTACAAATACGAAATCCGTACTCAGGACGGTCACTGCTACCAGAAGGCCGATCCGTATGGCTTCCAGCACGAAGTGCGTCCAGCCACGAGTTCCCTGGTGACCCATCTGGATGGTTTCAACTGGACCGATAGCAACTGGATGAAAACCCGGGACAGCAGCAATGTGCTGGACCAGCCGATTTCCGTTTACGAGATGCACCTCGGAAGCTGGATTCACGCCTCCGCGGAAGAGCCCTTCATTGAGGCCGATGGCACCGCCCGACCGCCGGTCCCCGCCGCAGATCTCAAGCCAGGCGCGCGCCTGCTCACCTATCCGGAACTGGCTGACCGGCTGATTCCATACGTGAAGGAGAGGGGCTTCACGCACATCGAACTGATGCCCATCACCGAGCATCCTTTTGATGGCTCCTGGGGTTACCAGGTCACCGGCTGGTATGCCCCAACCAGCCGTTACGGAACCCCTGATGAATTTAGGGCTTTCGTCGACCGCTGCCATGCCGAGGGCATCGGTGTGATCATCGACTGGGTGCCAGGTCACTTCCCACGTGACAGCCACGGTTTGGCCTTTTTTGATGGCTGTCATCTGTACGAACACGCCGATCCACGCATCGGCGAGCACAAGGAATGGGGCACGCTGATCTTCAACTACAGCCGCAATGAAGTACGCAACTTCCTAGTCGCCAACTTGGTGTTTTGGTTCGACCAGTTCCACATCGATGGCATCCGTGTGGATGCGGTGGCCTCCATGCTCTACCGCGACTATCTGCGACCCGACGGCGAGTGGCTACCCAACGAAAACGGCGGCCGTGAGAACACCGAAGCGGTGCGTTTTCTTCAACAAGCCAATCATGTGCTTTTCCAGCATTTCCCTGGAGCACTATCGATTGCCGAGGAATCCACCACCTGGCCGATGGTGACCCAGCCCAC
Above is a window of Synechococcus sp. BIOS-U3-1 DNA encoding:
- a CDS encoding DUF4332 domain-containing protein, producing the protein MRPEDPLQELPQGLRDELKQLLASGITTWGQLQALDERRISRLASSGRASARNLRRLQAMANLACSLDLAPQDAALLMHAGLATVTAIAGSSPQELLTRTGRLERQLRSGRPPVVDLALARRWILRAKERQNTN
- a CDS encoding CocE/NonD family hydrolase; the protein is MDSTARKFADTSLITSDGVELVSRVWRPSGHGPWPALLMRQPYGKSIASTVTLPHPDWWCSHGFVVVVQDVRGQGDSGGRFQGFSQEALDTADTLTWLRNRPEVNGRIGMYGFSYQGLTQLLAPSDCPPPDCLAPAMCGLHERDHWSCDGNAHWWHLGLGWGLQLASLQAKKRGDHSAWEEMRRSLEDGSYLREGMPLLERHDPDGMALRWLQQTPEQDSEWIQHSVSQRWLQQPMLLLGGWWDPHLRGVIALAEQARAAGGRPELHIGPATHLQWWTESSALLLNFFQRHLISPSNDSADQESDDEIVVWLWDQVSESWCEPNGLNPASSAPSSQTSSQPPSQQRWYLCSRGLACIEAEEGQILTAAADSAGKVVIVHDPWRPVPAIGGHLSPSAGPCDRASLDRRSDVAVFTGETLKGALLLSGTPKLKLRVCADQPGFDLCVALSRLPLDMNTVQQLSTGMLRVRGQGVQELCERELELQPLHATFEPGDRLRLSIAGAAWPAIAINPGQPGIACRAPSADCRVISIELHLEMAQLWMLPLLAP
- the glgB gene encoding 1,4-alpha-glucan branching protein GlgB: MTITVQDWMVEDAQRLAECRHDHPFSILGPQSQDNGGWVIRVWMPEANSVTLLSGSEEIAMATPHHPWIFEAEVNQNPGSTYRVRVNRGGITHEQHDPWAFRLEWMGEMDRHLFAEGNHHHIWRRMGAHRSDQDGVEGVMFCLWAPNARSVSVIGNLNTWDGRQHPMQQRLGGIWELFVPGLAEGELYKYEIRTQDGHCYQKADPYGFQHEVRPATSSLVTHLDGFNWTDSNWMKTRDSSNVLDQPISVYEMHLGSWIHASAEEPFIEADGTARPPVPAADLKPGARLLTYPELADRLIPYVKERGFTHIELMPITEHPFDGSWGYQVTGWYAPTSRYGTPDEFRAFVDRCHAEGIGVIIDWVPGHFPRDSHGLAFFDGCHLYEHADPRIGEHKEWGTLIFNYSRNEVRNFLVANLVFWFDQFHIDGIRVDAVASMLYRDYLRPDGEWLPNENGGRENTEAVRFLQQANHVLFQHFPGALSIAEESTTWPMVTQPTDIGGLGFNLKWNMGWMHDMLDYFELDPWFRQFHQNNITFSIWYTYTENFMLALSHDEVVHGKSHLLHKMPGDDWQKYANTRALLAYMWTHPGKKTIFMGMEFGQRAEWNVWGDLEWDLLNHEPHQGLQLLVRDLNTLYKAEPALWRDDFDQFGFQWIDCNDNRHSVISFMRRESSSGTWLVVVANFTPQSHSHYRVGVPLAGFYEEIFNTDAAKYGGSNLGNMGGKPTDEWGIHGYDNSLDLCLPPLSLMVFRHDPKRSMSALDQSKSD
- a CDS encoding DUF3887 domain-containing protein, translated to MATCTVEMIPAANVRAEVRVAQALNAPRTNLTTNQAKSAASELLQSIQTKDAQRIFKLLASPLQAATSVEAISQRLQSAPIIESYRVVAINQGLDDTTVETVAVTNSGTRELPLLLVLDDDGQLLAWKWVETMLPIEQTALNFVKDLDAGRWIAARYYLDLDFQREISPADLKRKWSKLERVLGGVKSIKSALAASSSNEQQLVLVTIEFGNMTDNLFVIFNRQGQIINVDFSADLV